The Populus alba chromosome 6, ASM523922v2, whole genome shotgun sequence genome contains a region encoding:
- the LOC118032592 gene encoding uncharacterized protein isoform X2 produces the protein MKNHRVKTLKTKTPKPISSPLSEIPPAADYTVTVDCSEDFHSLCKWVIPGFRKIKSRSLYSRYFQVSGYDFRFFMYPKGDSLSVPGHISLYLQVNDPCSSNCDCYACYKIVIVNVVDETKSLSKESVYRFSKNRKSIGWCEFAVSNTVLDANSGFLKDGVLTISGEIRVLDEKMEFSSDRSEGMSYALNGKVTWSIRNYGLLRQMVKTQKIISSAFRVWEAYLGVNLSKSMVNGAENLSLFLEIKDIEKNPVIDRSCWCLFRISVLSQKPGVSHVSREYYGRFGGGGDTSLGWTEFMKISDFFDEGYVVDDNVLISVSFNAIQESSFSFRIEGVSSGKCKGMINCGYLGGKSKYGLVKRCDDYTGKIIWKIENFSRLKDILKKKKMKGLCVKSRRFWIGNMEVRILVYPRGQSQKPIHLSTFLEVLDPGNSSGDWSSFIVYQLAVMNGKMIEKSVVKQSAERCSNATKNHGWSEFMTLTSLFDQDSGFIGHETAVFTAEVHILKETFMTTESSDNACSVTWKMENFLSFKEIMLSQRILSRFFEVGGCKLQIGIYQSSANICAYVGSDPLIDNFWVNYRITIVNQNDPAKSLCKESSLCTKAYFNADLQLMKVSDMLDTDAGFVVHETVTLVCEILDCCPWFEFFEPETGNMEAESSDCQFLSAVCQMDINNEECKKTFSEVSGVLGSTPYEALQSVIHLLFKSASQCQCIPRAVNVVRARLELLGAEISLDLLDLLGTTMNSQHEIAEAMLREIDCVFALDEKCILLDVTPCPLSKEMPYLDSGTRHAANSSHREDESRSHVHHYFSDIFILIDMLSIPSLTIEASGAFERGVAHGYIDNQVVALVLEKHAERFSANSTAREKNAESLFSEEFFTSVLALAETLSLSINSRVHNFVQMFYVTLFEVFSGESYHTRMLRGLVDLATSPVDNSLEMNLDVLIFLVHREHGFARPVLKMVGDAAKHDNTDHSAIRHRLCCLEEKIIHIGEEKRAELSNISSEKATLLERLTETEAALLHYKSEMELERDRFTCEKTEVCAHIQDIETQLEQLCSKHKDHVAKHSMEKRDYQDHLHHVETQLSHLKSLKHQELKKLLKEKEVLAERLRHAEANLEVSDRKLKKHASKVVIQEEEQQTQLDEIWQLKQKVEQIEIVKQDKEEEVAHYRACTYDLEAKLNDCQKHIQFLENAHREEMEQHAPLYGVGLESLSMESLENLLRIHEDGIKNIHALQHQLRNRSGHLVSSENPLQLRQFATYSTISYC, from the exons atgaaaaaccacaGAGTAAAAACCCTTAAAACCAAAACCCCTAAACCCATTTCGTCTCCATTATCGGAAATCCCACCGGCGGCGGATTATACGGTGACTGTGGACTGTAGTGAGGACTTTCACTCCCTTTGCAAATGGGTTATCCCAGGTTTCAGGAAAATAAAGTCCAGGTCTTTATATAGCAGATATTTTCAAGTTAGTGGCTATGACTTTCGTTTTTTCATGTACCCAAAAGGGGATTCTTTATCAGTACCTGGACATATCTCTCTTTACTTACAAGTTAATGACCCTTGTAGTTCTAATTGTGATTGTTATGCTTGTTACAAGATTGTCATTGTTAATGTCGTGGATGAGACTAAGTCTTTGTCTAAAGAGAGTGTTTATAGGTTTTCCAAGAACAGGAAATCTATTGGTTGGTGTGAATTTGCGGTTTCTAATACAGTTTTAGATGCTAATTCAGGGTTTTTAAAAGATGGGGTTTTAACTATTAGTGGTGAAATTCGGGTTTTGGATGAGAAAATGGAGTTTTCGAGTGACCGTAGTGAGGGAATGTCTTATGCTTTGAATGGGAAGGTTACTTGGAGTATAAGAAATTATGGTTTGTTGAGGCAAATGGTGAAGACTCAGAAGATAATTAGTTCGGCTTTTCGAGTATGGGAGGCTTATCTTGGAGTTAATTTGTCGAAAAGCATGGTTAATGGGGCTGAGAATTTGTCATTGTTCTTGGAGATTAAGGATATAGAAAAGAATCCTGTGATTGATAGGAGTTGTTGGTGTCTTTTTCGAATATCAGTGTTGAGTCAAAAGCCAGGGGTTAGTCATGTAAGTAGGGAATATTATGGGAGGTTTGGGGGAGGAGGTGATACGAGTCTTGGTTggactgagtttatgaaaatctCTGATTTTTTTGATGAAGGATATGTAGTGGATGATAATGTGTTGATTAGTGTATCCTTTAATGCTATTCAGGAGTCAAGTTTTTCCTTCAGGATTGAAGGCGTTTCTAGTGGTAAGTGCAAGGGGATGATCAATTGTGGCTACTTGGGTGGTAAGAGCAAGTATGGTCTGGTAAAAAGATGTGATGATTACACAGGAAAAATCATTTGGAAGATTGAGAATTTCTCAAGGTTGAaggatattttaaagaaaaagaagatgaaaggtCTGTGTGTGAAGAGCAGGAGGTTTTGGATTGGGAATATGGAAGTCCGCATTTTAGTTTATCCTAGAG GTCAATCTCAGAAACCAATCCACCTTTCAacatttcttgaagttttggaTCCAGGAAACAGTTCTGGTGATTGGAGTTCTTTTATTGTCTATCAGTTGGCGGTTATGAATGGGAAGATGATAGAGAAGTCTGTTGTGAAACAATCTGCAGAACGATGCTCCAATGCTACAAAAAACCATGGCTGGTCTGAATTCATGACCCTTACTAGTCTTTTTGACCAGGACTCTGGGTTTATTGGTCATGAAACTGCTGTCTTTACAGCAGAGGTTCACATATTGAAGGAGACATTCATGACAACAGAGTCGAGCGACAATGCTTGTTCAGTTACATGGAAGATGgaaaattttttatccttcaagGAAATAATGCTAAGCCAAAGAATATTAAGCAGATTTTTTGAAGTTGGTGGTTGTAAACTTCAAATTG GGATCTATCAATCCTCTGCAAATATATGTGCATACGTGGGGAGTGATCCATTGATTGACAATTTTTGGGTCAATTACAGGATTACAATAGTTAATCAAAATGACCCTGCTAAAAGTTTGTGCAAGGAGTCTTCCCTATGCACAAAGGCATATTTCAATGCCGATCTTCAATTGATGAAAGTATCAGATATGCTGGACACAGATGCTGGATTTGTTGTTCATGAGACAGTTACTTTGGTTTGTGAAATCCTTGATTGCTGTCCATGGTTTGAGTTTTTTGAACCTGAGACTGGTAACATggaagcagaatcaagtgactGCCAG TTCCTCTCTGCTGTCTGTCAAATGGACATCAACAACGAAGAgtgtaaaaaaacattttctgaaGTTTCTGGAGTTTTGGGGAGCACACCTTATGAAGCTCTGCAATCTGTTATTCACTTGTTATTTAAATCTGCATCTCAGTGCCAGTGTATTCCTCGAGCA GTCAATGTTGTTCGTGCAAGGCTAGAACTTTTAGGAGCTGAGATATCACTCGATCTGTTGGATCTCCTGGGCACCACTATGAATAGCCAGCATGAGATCGCTGAAGCAATGTTGAGAGAAATTGATTGTGTCTTTGCACTTGATGAAAAATGCATACTGCTGGATGTGACTCCATGTCCATTATCTAAAGAAATGCCCTATTTAGATAGTGGAACCAGACATGCAGCCAACAGCTCACATAGGGAAGATGAATCACGTAGTCATGTAcaccattatttttctgatatCTTTATCTTGATTGATATGCTGTCTATACCTTCCCTCACCATTGAAGCTTCTGGGGCTTTTGAGAGAGGTGTTGCTCATGGATACATTGATAACCAAGTAGTGGCCTTGGTCTTGGAAAAACATGCTGAAAGATTTAGTGCAAATTCAACAGCCAGGGAGAAAAATGCGGAGTCTTTGTTTTCTGAAGAATTTTTCACCTCAGTTCTTGCTCTTGCGGAAACATTGTCCCTCTCTATAAACTCTCGAGTTCATAACTTTGTGCAAATGTTTTATGTTACACTATTTGAAGTGTTTTCTGGTGAGAGTTATCACACAAGGATGCTGAGAGGGCTAGTTGACCTTGCCACAAGCCCTGTGGATAATTCTTTGGAGATGAATCTGGACGTGTTGATCTTCTTGGTTCACAGGGAACATGGATTTGCTAGACCAGTTCTAAAAATGGTGGGGGATGCTGCTAAGCATGACAACACTGACCATTCTGCCATCAGGCATCGTCTGTGTTGTTTAGAGGAGAAAATTATTCATATTGGTGAAGAAAAGCGAGCTGAACTTTCAAATATTTCTAGCGAGAAGGCTACTTTGTTAGAAAGGCTGACTGAAACTGAGGCTGCTCTCCTTCATTATAAG TCTGAAATGGAGCTTGAAAGGGACCGCTTTACTTGTGAAAAGACAGAAGTCTGTGCACACATACAAGATATTGAGACTCAACTTGAACAGTTGTGCTCCAAGCATAAGGATCATGTTGCAAAGCACAGCATGGAGAAAAGGGATTACCAAGATCATCTTCATCACGTGGAAACACAGTTGTCACATCTAAAGTCCTTAAAACACCAGGAATTGAAG AAACTACTTAAAGAGAAAGAAGTTCTTGCTGAAAGATTGAGACATGCAGAAGCAAATCTGGAAGTTTCTGatagaaaactgaaaaaacatgCTTCAAAAGTTGTGATTCAAGAGGAGGAACAACAGACACAATTGGATGAGATTTGGCAGTTGAAACAAAAAGTTGAACAAATTGAAATAGTGAAACAGGACAAGGAAGAGGAGGTTGCTCATTATAGAGCATGCACTTACGATTTGGAAGCAAAATTGAATGACTGCCAG AAACATATTCAATTTCTTGAAAATGCACATCGGGAGGAGATGGAACAGCATGCTCCTCTATATGGTGTAGGCTTGGAATCTCTCTCAATGGAATCATTGGAGAATTTGTTGCGCATCCATGAAGATGGGATAAAAAACATCCATGCCCTTCAACATCAACTAAGAAATCGGAGTGGCCATCTTGTCTCAAGTGAAAATCCTCTTCAACTCAGACAGTTTGCAACCTACAGCACAATATCCTATTGCTGA